The following proteins come from a genomic window of Macadamia integrifolia cultivar HAES 741 chromosome 14, SCU_Mint_v3, whole genome shotgun sequence:
- the LOC122061939 gene encoding shootin-1-like, with amino-acid sequence MAKPEDVVMEPWGTWEELLLACAVNRHGTNSWDSVAMEIQNRNTSLRLLTPQNCKLKYHDLKRRFMAKDDKTVVGEDKSESPDDKDGEIPWLEDLRKLRVAELRREVQRYDVSIVSLQLKVKRLEEEREQSIRGKENGEQKPDLENDSDRDGVKEEEQERDTKPEKSSPANVAEASVPGEESDRENQSYNESNSTDPKVENRKNGVVEAEKKPEAVEPVQKQLDPVSGDSKHVAEGSYSHHGSSDTIAKESTAQPVRKSPGINKATKEGNSPELWESVAESKGGGEEGHKESSDVQSSASLSRKKRRKKVISGSSSGEERENDEVSPAIKRISVKSQPLMSILEIIRSHKSGSVFERRLESQETSEYRNLIKQHLDLEVVQARLEEGRYSSCSRKFFRDLLLLFNNAIVFFPKNSSEWVAAVALRQLVSKELANRNRKVGQPKEDTTAAPASPVPPPPPAKPRPKPEPEPPDSQLAKPKSSGPIVACRKRSSISTKPSSAIVDKKGEQKAAAEAEEKKVSDRKQSDSSAIEEQNLTRKRTRERSGLGTRSSRTRSKSRTNKNLKAGSSQNSSPGPNSGSTSKRSAHDEEPKTERKSNTTGAVAKKRSAANFLNRMKRTSSSNGTLLESLKSSVNNSSNGKGGGGEAAAEQKRGGGKSDGRKDHGSRQSSGGKQAATNQSSPAKRSVGRPPKRASAPPPLPPPAPSKRTRETVHTEVVTSRQSRKRARR; translated from the exons ATGGCGAAACCCGAAGATGTTGTGATGGAACCATGGGGGACTTGGGAGGAGTTGTTGTTGGCATGCGCCGTTAATCGTCATGGAACCAATAGCTGGGACTCTGTGGCTATGGAAATACAGAACCGAAACACTTCCCTTCGTCTGCTAACGCCACAGAACTGTAAACTGAAGTATCATGACCTTAAACGCCGGTTTATGGCGAAGGACGATAAAACTGTCGTCGGTGAAGACAAATCTGAATCTCCCGACGATAAGGATGGCGAGATTCCGTGGCTCGAAGACTTGAGAAAACTTCGAGTGGCGGAGCTTAGACGGGAGGTCCAACGATATGATGTTTCGATCGT TTCCTTGCAATTGAAAGTTAAGAGATTGGAGGAAGAGCGTGAGCAGAGCATAAGAGGCAAGGAAAACGGCGAACAGAAACCAGATCTGGAAAATGATTCGGATAGAGACGGAGTCAAAGAGGAGGAGCAGGAGAGAGACACAAAACCGGAGAAATCCTCGCCGGCGAACGTCGCCGAAGCATCAGTCCCCGGCGAAGAATCCGACCGTGAAAACCAGTCGTATAACGAGTCTAATTCGACTGATCCGAAGGTTGAGAATCGTAAGAACGGCGTCGTAGAGGCGGAGAAGAAACCGGAAGCGGTCGAACCAGTTCAAAAACAACTGGATCCGGTTTCCGGTGATTCGAAACATGTCGCCGAGGGGTCTTACTCTCATCACGGCAGTTCGGATACGATAGCGAAAGAGTCGACGGCCCAGCCGGTCCGGAAGTCTCCGGGAATTAATAAGGCGACGAAAGAAGGCAACTCGCCCGAGTTGTGGGAATCGGTAGCCGAGTCCAAAGGTGGCGGAGAGGAGGGCCACAAGGAGAGTAGCGACGTACAAAGCTCCGCGAGTTTGTCGAGGAAGAAACGCCGGAAGAAGGTAATTTCAGGTAGTAGCAGCGGGGAAGAACGGGAGAACGATGAGGTTTCTCCCGCCATCAAAAGGATTTCTGTTAAATCACAACCGTTGATGTCCATCCTCGAGATTATCCGGTCTCACAAATCCGGCTCCGTATTCGAACGCCGGCTCGAAAGTCAG GAAACTTCAGAGTACAGGAACTTAATCAAGCAACATCTAGATCTCGAGGTCGTTCAAGCGAGGTTAGAAGAAGGGCGTTACAGCAGCTGTAGTCGGAAATTCTTTCGGGATTTGCTTCTTCTCTTTAACAACGCCATCGTCTTCTTCCCCAAGAACTCTTCCGAATGGGTAGCTGCTGTTGCGCTTAGGCAGCTAGTTTCTAAGGAGCTGGCCAACAGAAATCGGAAAGTGGGTCAGCCCAAGGAAGACACAACAGCAGCTCCTGCATCCCCTgttccacctccacctccagcGAAACCGAGACCGAAACCAGAACCGGAACCTCCGGATTCTCAGCTCGCGAAGCCCAAGTCTTCTGGTCCGATCGTCGCCTGCAGAAAGCGCAGCTCGATCTCCACAAAGCCATCGTCTGCTATTGTAGATAAAAAGGGAGAGCAGAAAGCTGCAGCAGAGGCCGAAGAGAAGAAAGTTTCCGATCGGAAACAATCTGACTCCTCAGCTATTGAGGAACAGAACCTCACAAGGAAGAGGACGCGAGAGAGGTCAGGCTTGGGAACTAGAAGCTCGAGAACACGAAGCAAGAGCCGCACCAACAAGAATCTAAAAGCTGGTTCAAGCCAAAACTCCTCCCCTGGTCCGAATTCTGGTTCAACCAGTAAACGATCCGCCCATGACGAAGAACCAAAGACGGAGAGAAAAAGCAACACAACAGGGGCAGTCGCTAAGAAACGAAGCGCAGCGAATTTCTTAAATAGGATGAAACGGACTTCTTCGTCTAACGGAACGCTACTGGAGTCGTTGAAAAGCTCCGTGAACAATTCTAGCAATGGCAAAGGTGGTGGTGGAGAAGCTGCGGCGGAGCAGAAGCGAGGTGGAGGTAAGAGTGACGGGCGTAAGGACCATGGTAGCCGGCAAAGCTCCGGTGGGAAACAAGCGGCGACTAATCAGAGCAGTCCTGCGAAGAGGAGTGTCGGACGACCACCGAAGAGAGCGTCGGCTCCACCGCCTCTGCCTCCACCAGCCCCATCGAAACGGACGAGAGAAACTGTACATACAGAGGTGGTGACTTCGAGGCAGTCGAGGAAACGAGCACGGAGGTGA